A window of Phragmites australis chromosome 15, lpPhrAust1.1, whole genome shotgun sequence genomic DNA:
AACTTGGGAAAGCCCTTCACTCGTAGACATCACACTATGTTCCAGTCTTCGTCTTCCATCTGCTAGGGAAAAGAGGACAACTTAGAACCAACATAAAAGAGGTTTCGAAAGTAGAAGACAGAAGGTAAGCACGGAAGCAGTTTTGATaacatagtttttttaaaaaactaaacaGACACAATTATTAAGGTTACAGAGTACAAATGGTTAcaacccatactgtatattacaactTGGTCGAGAGGCCAACAAAATACAgcggaaagcaaaagcccaagccacaagcagcttagggtgcGAACATGACTTCTAAAACTACTATTCATCCCCATGTTCACCTCTGGTGAAATCGGCGTCGGCTTCCTCcactgaatgacagcaagagtgagtacgaaaggtactcagcaagccctatgcTACAtcaaggtgtttgatagatgcataaagggctaattcaaggataaagctttacaatatagttttaagcgtaaattagtttatgcaggtatctaatttcatcatctatgattgactttaaaatagtttaaatagttcaaaactagGTAATAAGCTATATCTAGGGGTTTCTCGGTACTGAGAGGGGCTACGTCTCACTCTGTAGTTCCTATCATCTCATCtggtaccacacagcttctagcAGATTGAGCCAGGGACcgcatcacatggacatctagtccacacactcactcatcaaaacacacgcacctagagtctagtcaaaaaagTTCTACCTTCACATGTCTATGACCGTAgacacagctattcgaatagatttacactctgcagagattgtacagctttacccactcGATATGCTTAGCCTTCAACTGTTgctagcggaggagcgaatcataccgagaccctccaaacacctttcctaacgggcttttctacgagatttacccccaagcgctagagtccatgtactgaaaGCCAGACCCCTTTTTAAGCCAAGGCCagtactagaaacctccaaacagagggtcagatggccacttgactgctcgcttctctcagcctcctagtatgatgcccaactcactCCAgtgaaggaaagtcaagtcctgctcattcaggacgcatggttacACCAGGGTTGCTAAGGCATGACAGGTATCTTCCAGCATTGAATACCataaaggtaactcaagcccctaagagcatcgtcatccagagtactactctacaTGCCCCTATCAAAGCAGTTTTCACCCagttttacacatctcccaccatatctcacatgatatcaaggatttcacaaccatcaaggatttatGGTATACAAGTTaccattgataacagtaaatcttatattcgaggagaggtgtttcaaaagcgacgtctctgaggagacgtattcaatcctaagcatgctagatatcaaggcatcgTTTGTTATtcatatagataacaataggtaatcctagggtgatatgtattttggatgataacatttatggtatgacaagtgtttaataggattaactacttcAAGCaatttgtaaaagcgcaatacataacacatgcgatataaatctagttttaagttgatcatgtagattatttgaaaatataggttcaatatgatcaagaaaataAGACTTCCCTTCTTCGAAGTTCTCTTgaaagtcttggttgtagtcagaaTCATCCTCGCTTCTGACTCTTcctgcacaacactcacagaattATGGTGATTCTGTAATTGCGACTACGATCAGTAAtgagctatactagagaagaactAATTTAACACAAAATAGGAAACCAAATGAGTCCTAATGTATATCACAATATGACAAAtcagtagatcttgattttagatgaatctcGGTGAAAGATttgccgaaatcggagccagaacggagaagttatggcttCCAGAAGatataatctaaaattaaattgaaaaattatgaaatagcaCTATTTATAGGTGTGAcccataggtgggacccactgaatagTAGCCAGTGCCCACATAAATAGTGATTTGGTGGGACCCACATAAACAGTGCTGGATGGGCTGGGCCGGGCTTTGGGTTGCACAATGATAGGTTGCATAGTGATGTCTTAGCGGATTGCAGAGCTGGGTCGGTCCACTAGAGCGTGTCTTTTGGCAGTTGGGCCGGCCTGCCTGGCCAGTGACATGTTGGGTTGAGCCGTGGCCCACTCGGCCAGGCCGAGCCACGACCCAAGGCCGGTTTACACGAGCGTGTAGGCGCGCTAGCGCAGCACgagcggcggaggggaggggaaaaaTGACCGACAGCGAGGAATCCACGGCAGCACGCACTAGGAAGTTCACTGGAGTTGGGATTCTAATGGGGTTTCACGATGGGAACTCAACACCGGGCTTCTATGCAGTACGGCGGATGCGATGGGGAGCTCATCGACGATGGCCGGTGACGAGATCAATGCTAGATGGCAGCTGGAGAGGGGACAGTGGCCCGAGAAAATTTGGACAGCACCTCCCTTGCATtaggaggtgccaacctgcaaagAAAAGAGGCCTAGTGCCTCTAGGCATCATAGCATGATGGCCGGCCACAACACAGAGCAAAAGCACGCCGGCGGCGGACGGTTTCACGGTGCGGAGGCAAAATGCTACGGCTACATGTGGCTACATGCGAGAAGGAGATACGCGAATGCCTACGTGCTATCTACGCGGCCTAATGGGGGGATTAGAAGGCTCACCGGCGTTGAGACGGTGAGAACTGGAAGGTGGCCGATGGAGCGACGATGTCGTAGTGGCGTTGAGATGTCGAGGATGGGCcggttgtaacaccctaattttcattttttgtcaattcataaaaatttgctacattttattttgagttaaaCTAATTTTCAAAAGGCTAAATCTATGTTCTAAAAGAAAATCCAAATGGACATAGGAAATATATGAATATGTGCATCCATGCTGTCCTTAGGCATGTAtggtttttctttgtgtggtgtagtccttgtttgagttgaatttgctttaaattcaaacttcaaatgaatttagaaaatcaaaacaaaaagaaaaaggttaaacCTCCTTTTGGGCCGCCTCCCCTCCCTTTCGGCCTGACGTCCCGCACCAGCCTACCTGCGCCAGCCTGCTTCCCCTGCCCTGCCGCTTTACTGGGCCGTGCCCTCGCGCCGAGCCAGCCCGTCAACCACGCGCCGCGCCCACGCTCCCGTGAAGATGCCTGCCCGGTTGACGTTTTCGGTGGAGTCACTGACAGGTGGGACCTGCTCGTTAAGACTGTCGTCTTTGAAGAGGACTCCGCCGCCACCACACCATTCGAGTCCGATTCCGCTGCGTATCTCGAGTCCTAAGTTTCCCCGAGACCTCCTGAACCCCTCTATAGGTAGCCCACCTCTTCCGGGTCAGATCCCATCCAGAAGTCGCTGAGTTCCCCGCGAATCTGCCGAGATCCGAAGCTTGCCATCGCCATAGTCGCCGCTACTCGGTTGCCTTCGTCGTTCTGCTGCTCTGGTGCCGTTGAACCCCAATCGAAGCCTCCTTCTGAAGTACCTGCCGCCGCTGAATcttttccgccgctcgccgACGCCGTTTGGTCACCGGAGACCCTTCTCCGACAAAGATCCGATCCCTCCATTGCCCTTCGTCGTCGCCAAGCTCCTCCAGTGCCGCATCGTCGttggtaagccccaaaacgaatTCCCTGGGAGCTTGTCGTCGTGTTCCACCACTCGCCATCGAGACCCGACGCCAGCGACGAGGTTCCCGCTCTCCTCCGGTGACTTCGCCGCCGTGAAACCTTCGGTGCCGCCGCTTCCCatcttcccaggtcgtccgatcATTGTGCGCCGTTAGATCTGAAACCAGCGGACCAGATTAGATCGCCTATATACCCTTTTGGTGTCCAATCCAGTGCTGCCACACATCATCCCATAATCCCAATCAGCCCCGGCCACCTCACCTGCGCTGTCAGCCTGCCATCTCAGCTGCCACCTTAGCCACCCAGCACACGTGTCAGCCATGTGTTGCATAGTCGGCCGCCATGTAATGACCCAAggattttcaatataaaaataaaactgATAATTCccaaaatttggtaattttgcaatttagcccctaaacttttctgtaattacaaaAAAAGCTCTATCTTTTTACATTTAGGTCTCTAAACTTTgccaaaattacatataggtccttctatttttacaaaatggtctctaaactttctgttaattataaattagtccttttctttttcaagataaaCCCTAACCTCGGCGGCGCTCGACTCCCGTGGGTAGTCGAGCCAGCATCAGAAGAACGGGGATCTGCTGTGCGCAAAACATGGAGTGAGAGCCGGTGAGTCTTATCGTGCGTGGGAATCAGACGGAGGAGCGGTAGGGATGCGAGTCGATGTCATGGCGGCGGAGAGGAGCGGTGGGTTGGCCAGACTTGGAGAAGACGTCGTTGCCGAGCTCGATTCGCTCGGGGAAATGCTGGAATCGGGTTGGAGATGGCTCGAAGAAGCTCTAGttgtcctcccacttgctcctaGGCGCTGGCCTTGATCCTACCGCCCCCCGCGCCGGATCTCGCCGCCCCCACGCCGGATCCCGATGCCCCCATGCCGGATCCTACTGCCCCCACGCGAGGAGACCGACGAGGAGGGCAAGGAGGGCAGTGAGGGGGGAGGACAGGTGGGGCCGAGGGGGCGAGGAGGCCGGGATGCGCGgcgagagagatggagagataagtgtgtgtgtgagagagatgtGAGcatgtgtgagagagaggggatTGAGATAGAGCCGGATGGGACCCTAAACGAATCTAATAAAAATTTTGGGTCCGACTCCCCCTTCAACGTCGATTCAAAATAAAAGCCAGGTACTGATACTATTAGTGTTGGTTTTTACCTAAATGGATGGATTTTTGTCTGATTATGTTGCGAACCGGGACTGAtacactatcagtgtcggttttgatCTAACTGGCATTGAGGAGTCGGCACGGATGACTTTTTTTGTTGTAGTGCGTTTTTTTAATTGAACAACAGTGATATTTAATTATCACTCTCAGTTTTTGCCAGATTGATTATTACTGCCGATTTTTTTAGAACTGGTGGTGACAAAGGAATACGGATCATCTTTTTTATAGTAGTGCAATAATCTTAATGTGATATGTATATGGAAAATTGATAATTTCTGCATGTTCCATTACTTGAATTATGCCATGTTTATGCATGCCATTCAGTCACCGATTAGTCTTTGCGGTTCTAATGCCGATATCAGTTGTCTACTAATTAGTGGTCCACTCACTCCTCGCTGATGCTAGATTCGGAGTTCATAGTCCTCCGTGATATAAGATGCTATCCTGTTCCACAGCGATATAAGATGCATGTTGTCAGGGCTAGAAAGATGGAGGAGGACAAGCAGATTCTTGAAGATGGAGCCAGCAAGCTGCAGCGGCAGCGCTAACCtctctatattttattttttttcttgattcttttttctgttcctattttttttattttttattatcttcAATAGCTTCATTTCGAGAGAAATCgcgaaggaaaaaaagagataatTCCGTCCTGAAAGAAATAACTTTAGGAATTTTTTCTTAATAAAAACCGTGAAGAGAAATTATTAAAGtgctgaagaaaataaaaattccttCACAGTAAGATTTTCATCCTCAAAGGAAACCGTTTGCTGTGATCTTAGAGTTGCTCTAGCTTCATTTCTTTGTTCATATCGTACTCGTTGGAACTAGTGCATTGTAATTCCACTCGCtttagaaaaaaagaacaataaGATACCAGTTGTCCCTCCATACATGAGGATCAAAGGATGCATATGTTGGATAATTTTTCTCCCTGCCTTTACGACCCCGGACTGTTATTTGGGTGCCAATTGTTTTCCCGGGCTGATGGCGACAACCGGACGAGGCACGCCGAAGGAAGCACCAAGCCACCTTCCGCGACTTCCTTTCCTTCCACGGTTGACCCAATCTAATAAGCTTAGTGCCCTGCAATGTTGGGTGATACTGACGTGAATGCTACAGTCGTACCGTACTATCTATAGTGATTTCATTTGTCTTTCCACGCGCTGGTTGCGGCCAAACCCAACATTTCCATGGTGATACATTACAGTATTATTCATGAGTAAAATGCCATCAATTAAGTAGAAAGGCACATGATCATTTATTTACAAACACTACCTCTCATTCACTTTTTAAACTGTGTGAAGGAGtgatctattatattattatttgaatgTTAAAAGAAGTTATCATATTCATTCTTGAGGtcacaaaattaccacgttaattaaaaaaagaatctatatcactcattgttataaacatctaatggcctagattaaaccaaaagagtcatatcaaatacgattaataaatagctaaattcataattaagaattataaaaaatagcaaTTCAATTTTCATTCAGATTAAAGAGCAAAATATCTGattaaagagtccaaataaataaaattattcataattgaaattagggttagaatagaaaaaagaatgattcatatcaaaattgttataaaaatcaaatacctaaacaAAGAGTCCATGCAAAattcaattaatcaatagctaaaattcataataaaaaataaataaaaaatttaaaattcttattaagataatagattaagaagcactgTGTAGTTCAAGATTATCATATCAAGTAGACAGCAAGCAAGGCACAACACACAGATAAGACAAACATACTTTGATTTTGGTTGGACTGTCTACACCTAACGCATGATTTTAGCAGTTGATCAAAACATATACAAATCGAaccaatacatatatataatttgggtataagtttggagcataaattttttttctcttccactaatataattttatctcttcttctaattttatacaTTTTATAACTAAAAGACACTAACCTCCAAAAAAACTAAAGGACTACTTTTTAATTAAAAGATATCATAATAAAAATACTGCAGGAGACTAACAAGCTAATAAATACCCTGCTTGTTAAAGCATAAAGGCGGCTTAAGctgctttaaaaaaaatagcacctCCTTTTTGGAACATGAAATCCTGCCTGTTACAAAACCGGACAGCATGCAACTTGTATTGCCACTGCTACAGTAAGTGATTGGCGTTGCCGTGACGGACGGGCGATGACTAATTTACCCCACGTCTGCATAAGCTGACTCGCTCCTGACTCCCCTTGCCTTCCACCGTGTGCACAAATGGCTCACCACCTCCTGGCCGTGGCCGCCATCGTTGCCGTCGCGCTGCTCGCGCCCCTTGCAGCGGGCTACCCGTGGCCGGTGTGCGGCACGACCAACACTTTCGAGGCCAACAGCACGTACCAGGCCAATCTCTTCCTTGTCGCCGCCTCGCTGCCCAAGAACGCCTCCATGTCCCCCGACCTCTATGCCACCGCCGTCGTCGGCGCCGTCCCGGAGCAGCTCTGGGCCATGGGGCTCTGCCGCGGCGACGTCAACGCAAAGACCTGCTTCAGCTGCCTCACCCAGGCCTTCCATGACCTGCCGAACGACTGCCCCTACTACAAGGGCGCCACCATCTACTACGACCCCTGCATGCTCCACTACTCCGACGTGCACACCCTCTCCGACGACGACACCGGCCCGATGACGGAGGTGTACACTATCGCCAACAATCAAAACGTCACGTCGGACCCCGGCCGGTTCAACCGCCTCCTGGCCGCGCTAGTGAACGCCACAGCCGACTACGCCGCGTTCAACTCCACGCGGCGGTTCGCGACCGGGGAGGCTGACTTCGACCAGGAGTTCCCCAAGGTGTACAGCCTGGCGCAGTGCACGCCGGATAATACACCGGCACAGTGCCGGAAGTGCCTCGCCGAGCTCATAACCCAATCGCTGGATGGGTTTGCGAACCGCATCGGAGGCAGGGTTCTTTCGGTCAACTGCACCTACAGGTTCGAGACCGCGCCCTTCTACAATGGACCGGCGATGGTGCGGCTGGCATCACCAAGCCCGGggacgccggcgccggctgTGCAGCCAACTCTTGGGACACCGTCGGTGGCCGGAGGAGGTGAGTTAAGGCGTTTATTTAGTCTTCGAGTGTCACAACTAACTAAAATGGTTCGCGTGCATACTGACTCAGAATTATTTAGTGACGGAAACTTGCTTAGTGCGTGCGTGCGAGGGTGATGAATGATTAATCCCTTGAAAATTGGGCATTCTCCAGCTACTCTTGATGAAAAATACAGTATTGAGAAAGTACTTCTGATCAATGACAAAGCTCAAATGTCTTTACACTGCTTCTGTTGAAACTTATATTTGTGACACTTAATTGACGTGATGTTTGCTCACAATTTCGTTAATCCACAGGGGGGAGAAAGTACAGTGTACCGGGTGTGGTTCTTGTAGTCGTGTTAGCTACTTTAGCAGCCTTGAACATTGTAGCTTGCCTCTGTTTctggaggcgtcggcggccaGCAGCCCAATCGAAGCAGCCATGTATGTCCTGCAAAACTCTCCCGTTTCACGGCGTGAAACACTTCGAGGAACCTGAAAAGAAACGACTTGTCTAATTCATACATGAACAGATCCCATGTATCCCGCTGAAGCAGAGGACGTCGAAATGGTTGACTCGATGATGATCGACGTCTCCACCCTGCGAGCCGCGACCGGGGATTTCGACGAGAGCAACAAGCTCGGCGAAGGAGGGTTTGGTGCGGTGTACAAGGTACTGAACGAGCAATCAAGCATGTCTGGGGAGTTTCTGAACTGAAAAATGCTTATGAATCATAGCGTGTATGGGTTTGATCTGTTCAGGGCGTCCTCCCGGACGGCGACGAGATAGCGGTGAAGAGGCTGTCGAAGAGCTCAACGCAGGGAGTGGAGGAGCTGAAGAACGAGCT
This region includes:
- the LOC133893157 gene encoding cysteine-rich receptor-like protein kinase 6, encoding MAHHLLAVAAIVAVALLAPLAAGYPWPVCGTTNTFEANSTYQANLFLVAASLPKNASMSPDLYATAVVGAVPEQLWAMGLCRGDVNAKTCFSCLTQAFHDLPNDCPYYKGATIYYDPCMLHYSDVHTLSDDDTGPMTEVYTIANNQNVTSDPGRFNRLLAALVNATADYAAFNSTRRFATGEADFDQEFPKVYSLAQCTPDNTPAQCRKCLAELITQSLDGFANRIGGRVLSVNCTYRFETAPFYNGPAMVRLASPSPGTPAPAVQPTLGTPSVAGGGGRKYSVPGVVLVVVLATLAALNIVACLCFWRRRRPAAQSKQPYPMYPAEAEDVEMVDSMMIDVSTLRAATGDFDESNKLGEGGFGAVYKGVLPDGDEIAVKRLSKSSTQGVEELKNELALVAKLKHKNLVRLVGVCLEQQERLLVYEFVPNRSLDLILFDTDNEKRERLDWGQRYNIINGIARGLQYLHEDSQLKVVHRDLKASNILLDMNMNPKISDFGLARIFGRDQTQAVTNRVVGTYGYMAPEYVMRGNYSVKSDAFSFGVMALEIVTGRKNNDCYNSQKSEDLLTTVWEHWEAGTMTELVDPSMGGSFPVGDVVRCIHVGLLCVQGDPADRPVMSSVVMMLGTDTVTLQAPSKPAFFARNGAVNTAASTVSLQG